A DNA window from Prevotella intermedia ATCC 25611 = DSM 20706 contains the following coding sequences:
- a CDS encoding DUF4387 domain-containing protein: MAQYKLVDVASVIRSKNSGPFELTFDVIFKDFETYNKVKDANIFNEKMFCELYHIKAEDIINIIHFDPAKAIKTTIVRPIPSGSLGETDVYGAQQHTPLMKMTFEL, from the coding sequence ATGGCACAATATAAATTAGTAGACGTGGCTTCAGTGATTCGCAGCAAGAACTCAGGCCCTTTCGAACTTACATTCGACGTCATTTTTAAAGACTTTGAAACTTACAACAAGGTGAAGGACGCCAACATCTTCAACGAAAAGATGTTCTGCGAACTCTACCATATCAAGGCTGAAGACATCATCAACATCATTCACTTCGACCCTGCAAAGGCTATCAAGACCACCATCGTCCGCCCTATCCCATCGGGTTCGTTGGGCGAAACCGATGTGTACGGCGCACAGCAGCA